From Bradyrhizobium sp. AZCC 1610:
TTGCGCGGCCCGCTCCGCCGCATCCGCCATCGAACCCGGACCATGCCCGAGCCCGGCACTGACGATGACGGCGCCTGCCGCCCCGCGTCGGCCGGCCTCATCGATCAAGCCTGCGATGGTGCGCGCCGGCGCGGTGAGGACAACGAGTTCCGGCGCAAAAGCCAGTCTTGCGATGCTGCCAGCGGTCGCAACACCGTCGATCTCGTGATAGCGCGGATTGACGAGGCCGAATTCGCCCTTGAATTGGGCTTTGCGAATATTGTTGAGAATGGCGCGGCCGACCGAGCCATGGCGCGGGCTGGCCCCGACCAGGGCCACGGAATGCGGCGAAAGTAGATTGGTCAGGCGATAAGTGGACATTGGTCTCCGGTGTCGGCAGGTCGCGGCCCCTGTGAGCCCAGGCAGATGTTCGACGCAGTCTGCCCTTGCACGACAGGTTAGCGCCGGAATGGTTCCCGCACGTGACAAATCGTGCTCAGCCGACTCGTCGAGATCGGTGACGAATGTAATCGTCTGGCTATTTGGCCGATCAGTTCAGAGGGCGGCCACTGATCAAGTTCGACGTGGCCGCGATCATCCGTTCGCCATGCCTGAACAGCCGTTCAGTGTCGCGGCGCAAGAAGTCGAGCTGATGCTGGCCGCATTCCTGGCACATCGTCGTAATGTCCCTTACGGAATGCGCCCCCGCCATCTTCGCGACGAACTCCGTGAACAGGTGCATCTCGGTCCGCGTTCGCTCCAGCATCTCGTCGCCGAGAAACACCCATTCCTCGAACATCATCTTCTGCGCGCCAAGCATGAACTCCAGCGCGCCCTGGTTCAGTTTGGTGGCTTCCGCTTCTGCATTTGCGCCTGCTGGAAAGGAACCGGAAGCGGCCCGCTCAGATAGTCCTGACATGACAATCTCCGATTTCCGAGTTTCCGCCGAAACGATATTGATCGGCGCCGGGCCGGACATTGAGGTGCATCAAACTGGCGTCATTGCGACCGCAGCCACAGCCAAAAAGATACAAGACAAGGAACTTGCCGAGGCGAAAGGTCACATCCCCTGCCTACCAGAGATCAGTGCGACATCAGCACCGGCACGGTCATGCAGTCGAACATGCTGCGCGTGACACCGCCCAGAATTCGCTCCTGCAATCGCGAATGGCCGTATCCCCCATCACCAGGAGGCCCATGTTACTTTCGGCTGCGATCGACAGAATGGCGCCCTGAACGTCGCCGCGATCCGCCGTCAGCCGCTGCACCCGGGCCGCAATGCCGCGCCGCCCCAAATGCGCGGCGAGTTGGTCCGAGGAAGCTTCACCCGCCCCCTCATTGACCGCAATCACGGTCACTGCCTTGGCACCCATCAGAAACGGCATCGCATCGCGCCACGCGCGGGCCGCCAGGCGGCTGCCGTCCCAGGCGATGCCGACATGGTGGGCGTCGAGCGGCCCCCTGTGGATATAGGGAACCATCAGCATCGGCCCGCCGGAATTGAACAGGATCTGCTGCGGAATCTCGTTGTCGTGGCTCGCCTTCGAGGATTCCGGCTGCAGCACGATCGTCATGTCGTAAAGCCGGGCAAGCGCGCTGATGGTCCGGCCGGCCTCGGCGGGAATCGCCGCGAAGGTCCTGGTGCCGTAAGCGATTTTGGCGAGCTTGGCCTCGATCTCAAACACCGCGATGGCGGCGTTCGCCCTTTCCCGGGCGCGCTCCTGTTCAGCCCCCATCATGGCGCCAACAGCGGCGCCGCCACCCTCTACAATCATCCCGGCGGCGCTCATCGATTCATAGCCGATGGCGACCGCATCGAGATGCGACCGGCGCGCAATGGTCAGCGCGACAGCGACGTCGATCACCGGCCTGACCGGCCGCTCGGAGGGAATATGAACCAGAATGTTCCTGAACATCGCCATTCTCCCGCACATTCGCGAGGGCATGCGGCCCCCCGTCACGGTTGCTGCCGGCAAGGTAACCGACGGACCGATGGCCGAAGTTGACGCACATCAAACTCGAAAATGCCGAGCGGCAGCGCGTGCGAACGGCGGCGTCAGCAGGCCCCGACGTGCTTGAGGTCGTGATGAGCCGCGATTGCGGCGCCGAGCAGCTTTTCCTCTCGACGGCGATAGCCCGGCGGATGCTTCTTGCCTTGTTTGCCATTCTCCGCCTGTGGCGATCCGCTGGCAAGGCCGGCGAAGCGCTGGAGGTCGCGGAGGTCGCCCAGTGCGCACTGCAGCCGTTTTGCCGGCAGGTGGAGGTGATGCACTTTGCCCCGCCCCCACAGCGCGACGGTTTCCGTAAGCGCTTCCAGCATATAACGGAAGCGTTTGACCTTGATCCGCAGCCGGTGACGGCGCGACGCACCCAAAGTCTTCAGACGCCGTCCCTTGCGAATCAACCATTCGTGCCAGCGGTCGAGTTCGCGCGTGCAGTAGGATTGCAGAGTCTCCGCATCCGTGTGTCGCCTGTAGCGCTCAAGCCACGGTCCTTGTCTGATCCAGCGCGCGATGGCCGCGACCAGACGTTGCGTCCGGGCGGATCGCAGGGAGCGAACCAGGCGCCGGTGATCCCGCGTCTGGTGCTGATCGAGCTGCTCGCCGACCATGCGCTCCGCCCAAGCGCGGTATCGCTTGCGGCGCGCATATTCCACAACGACATCGCTGTCGCGCGCGGCGCCGAGCGGTCCATTCAGCCAAGCGATCTCCTTCTTCAGCCGAAGCCATTCCGCATCGACCACGATCGGCGCGAAGAAAGCCACGGCGGCGCGCAACCGCGTGATCGCGACCCTGATCTGATGCACGGCCTCGGCATCGCCGGCGCACGCGCTCGTGTGATGGGATTTGACAGCCGCGACGCAACCGAGCGTCATCTTCTGGAATGCGGTTGCACAATCGAGGTCCGCCGCCCCAGAGGCCTTGTGTCGGCTGGACGTTCTTGTTTGACCGTTTCTCATCTTCAGTGCTCGCCCGGCACCGCAAGCAAAGAAACACGGGCTCTGCGCAGCGACTGGTCCGGTGTTCCCGAGGCATCGATCATATGCCAGTTTACCGTGCCGATCGCGAAAGTCTCCTGCTTCAGTGCGACATCCCGTGTTGCATCAGAAGCATCGCCCTTGCGCCGCTCGATCCGCGCCAGCCGCGTCGCGAGATCCGCCGTGAGGAAGAGGCCCACGAAGCGTACGCCATGCGTGGCCGCAAGACCCTCGATTTCCATCCGTTCCGCTTCCAGCAGGTAGGCGGCATCGAGCACAACCGAACAGCCCTGGGCGAGGACACGCTGCGCGGTGCTCGAAAGCACCTCATATACACGTTTCGTGGCTTCAGGCCGATAGGCAGATTCCGGCAGAGCGGTGGTTTCACAGGCGCCGAACAGGTGCTTGCGAACGACATCGGAGCGGACAATGACCGCGCCGGGCGGAGGATCAATCAGGCCGGCCAGCCCGCGTGCGAGGACCGATTTGCCCGTCCCCGACAACCCGCCGATCGCCACCAGCAGCGGCGGCCCGGGCGCGATGAGGCGTCCCGCCAGATCGAAGTAGCGCCTGGCCTCCCGCCAGACCGCGTCGCTCCCGCCGGCATGTTCGCTCTTCATGAACAGCACATGCGCGCGGATCGCCGCGCGCACCGACAGAAACAGCGGCAGCAGGCCGAGGCCATCGAGGCCTTCATCCCCTGCCTCCGCAAGGTAGCGATTGAACGCCGCGCTTGCCGCGGCACCCTGATTGAAGTGGATCAGATCCATCAGTGTGAACGCGAGATCGTAAAGCACATCCGTCGTAGCGATGACGGGATCGAATTCGATGGCGTCGAACAGCAGCGGCCGGCCGTCCACCAACGCAATATTGGCGAGATGCAGATCGCCGTGGCAACGGCGCACGAATCCTTGCTCGGCACGCCGCCTGAGTACATGCTGCAATGCTGCTGCAGAGCGACGGCTGGCGGCATCGAGTTGATCGATGGCGACGGCATCAAGTCCGCGTACGGTGCGAAACTTTGCGGTATTCCGTTCGATGATGGGTGAAATGGAGGCAAGCCAGCTTTCACCGTCCGCCCGCGGCGCCTTGTCATGGGATCGAACAATCGCGTCGGCCACGGCCGCCGCAAGGGATGGATCGACCGTCTTCGATGCCGCGACACGATCGAGCGACTGCTTCTCGTCGAACCGCATCATCTCGACCGCCCATTCGACGGGAGTGCCGGAGCCGTCGATTTCGAAGGCGCCATCGGAATTGCGCGTGATGGCGACAACGCGCCGGTAGAGCTCGGGGGCGTTGCCGGCGTTGACCTTCAGCTCTTCCTCGCAGGCGCGCCAGCGCTTTTCCAGTGTCGAATAATCGAGGAACGGCAATCGCACGGCACGCTTGATCTTCAATGCCCGATCGGCGCCGAGAAAAACCATGGAGGCATGGGTGTCGATCCGCTTGCCGCCCTTGGCCGGACCAAAGCTGGAACCATCGAGGAAATCCAGCACCTGCTGCTGCAGGTCAGCGTCGGCTGCGTCGGCGGGCGGTCGCACGGTCATGGCTGCAGCACGGCGGCGCCGGTGATCTGCCCGGCGCGCAGCTTCGAGAGGACTTCATTTGCTTCCCGCAACGGAAACACGCTGGTGTGCGTCCTGACGCCCGCTTGCGTCGCGATCTTGAAAAACGCGATGCCGTCGCCGCGCGTCAGGTTGGCGACCGAAAGCAGCTGCCGCTCCTCCCAGAGGATGTGGTATGGGAACGAGGGAATGTCCGACATGTGAATGCCGGCGCAGACCACGCGCCCGCCTTTGCGCACGGCGCGTAGCGCCAGCGGAACGAGATCGCCCACCGGCGCGAAAATGATCGCGGCATCGAGCGGCGCCGGAGGCTGATCCTCGGATGACCCGGCCCACTCCGCGCCGAGTGATTTTGCAAGACGCTGCGCCTCGACATCGCCCGTGCGTGTGAACGCATAGACCGAACGCCCCTGCCAGCGGGCTACCTGCGCGATGATGTGTCCGGCTGCTCCGAAACCGAAGATACCGAGATGCTTTCCATCACCC
This genomic window contains:
- a CDS encoding universal stress protein, coding for MFRNILVHIPSERPVRPVIDVAVALTIARRSHLDAVAIGYESMSAAGMIVEGGGAAVGAMMGAEQERARERANAAIAVFEIEAKLAKIAYGTRTFAAIPAEAGRTISALARLYDMTIVLQPESSKASHDNEIPQQILFNSGGPMLMVPYIHRGPLDAHHVGIAWDGSRLAARAWRDAMPFLMGAKAVTVIAVNEGAGEASSDQLAAHLGRRGIAARVQRLTADRGDVQGAILSIAAESNMGLLVMGDTAIRDCRSEFWAVSRAACSTA
- a CDS encoding CHAD domain-containing protein, with protein sequence MRNGQTRTSSRHKASGAADLDCATAFQKMTLGCVAAVKSHHTSACAGDAEAVHQIRVAITRLRAAVAFFAPIVVDAEWLRLKKEIAWLNGPLGAARDSDVVVEYARRKRYRAWAERMVGEQLDQHQTRDHRRLVRSLRSARTQRLVAAIARWIRQGPWLERYRRHTDAETLQSYCTRELDRWHEWLIRKGRRLKTLGASRRHRLRIKVKRFRYMLEALTETVALWGRGKVHHLHLPAKRLQCALGDLRDLQRFAGLASGSPQAENGKQGKKHPPGYRRREEKLLGAAIAAHHDLKHVGAC
- a CDS encoding bifunctional aminoglycoside phosphotransferase/ATP-binding protein, which encodes MTVRPPADAADADLQQQVLDFLDGSSFGPAKGGKRIDTHASMVFLGADRALKIKRAVRLPFLDYSTLEKRWRACEEELKVNAGNAPELYRRVVAITRNSDGAFEIDGSGTPVEWAVEMMRFDEKQSLDRVAASKTVDPSLAAAVADAIVRSHDKAPRADGESWLASISPIIERNTAKFRTVRGLDAVAIDQLDAASRRSAAALQHVLRRRAEQGFVRRCHGDLHLANIALVDGRPLLFDAIEFDPVIATTDVLYDLAFTLMDLIHFNQGAAASAAFNRYLAEAGDEGLDGLGLLPLFLSVRAAIRAHVLFMKSEHAGGSDAVWREARRYFDLAGRLIAPGPPLLVAIGGLSGTGKSVLARGLAGLIDPPPGAVIVRSDVVRKHLFGACETTALPESAYRPEATKRVYEVLSSTAQRVLAQGCSVVLDAAYLLEAERMEIEGLAATHGVRFVGLFLTADLATRLARIERRKGDASDATRDVALKQETFAIGTVNWHMIDASGTPDQSLRRARVSLLAVPGEH
- a CDS encoding zinc-dependent alcohol dehydrogenase family protein, whose product is MHAMVLTAPGAPLRFEQREDPVPGPGDVRVKVGACGVCRTDLHVVDGELPDIAYPIVPGHEVVGRVDALGAGGTSLAIGERVGVPWLGHTCGECSYCRSARENLCDHPRFTGYTRDGGFATHLVADARYCFPLGEAGDDISIAPLLCAGLIGWRSLVMAGDGKHLGIFGFGAAGHIIAQVARWQGRSVYAFTRTGDVEAQRLAKSLGAEWAGSSEDQPPAPLDAAIIFAPVGDLVPLALRAVRKGGRVVCAGIHMSDIPSFPYHILWEERQLLSVANLTRGDGIAFFKIATQAGVRTHTSVFPLREANEVLSKLRAGQITGAAVLQP